A stretch of the Pseudomonas helvetica genome encodes the following:
- the parE gene encoding DNA topoisomerase IV subunit B, with the protein MATPSASSYNADAIEVLSGLDPVRKRPGMYTDTSRPNHLAQEVIDNSVDEALAGHATSVQVILHADHSLEVSDDGRGMPVDIHPEEGVSGVELILTKLHAGGKFSNKNYQFSGGLHGVGISVVNALSTQVRVRVKRDGNEYQMTFADGYKATDLEIVGTVGKRNTGTSVYFSPDPKYFDSPKFSISRLKHVLKAKAVLCPGLLVSFEDKATGEKVEWHYEDGLRSYLVDAVSEFERLPDEPFCGSLAGNKEAVDWALLWLPEGGDSVQESYVNLIPTAQGGTHVNGLRQGLLDAMREFCEFRSLLPRGVKLAPEDVWERIAFVLSMKMQEPQFSGQTKERLSSREAAAFVSGVVKDAFSLWLNANPELGLQLAELAINNAGRRLKASKKVERKRITQGPALPGKLADCAGQDPMRSELFLVEGDSAGGSAKQARDKEFQAILPLRGKILNTWEVDGSEVLASQEVHNIAVAIGVDPGAADMSQLRYGKICILADADSDGLHIATLLCALFVQHFRPLVDAGHVYVAMPPLYRIDLGKEIYYALDEAERDGILDRLVAEKKRGKPQVTRFKGLGEMNPPQLRETTMDPNTRRLVQLTLDDFEATSEMMDMLLAKKRAGDRKSWLESKGNLAEVLG; encoded by the coding sequence ATGGCCACTCCCAGCGCTAGCTCTTATAACGCAGACGCCATCGAAGTCCTCTCGGGCCTCGACCCGGTGCGCAAACGCCCCGGCATGTACACCGACACCAGTCGGCCGAACCACCTTGCCCAGGAAGTCATCGACAACAGTGTCGACGAAGCCTTGGCCGGGCACGCGACATCGGTGCAGGTCATTCTCCACGCGGACCACTCCCTGGAAGTCAGCGATGACGGTCGTGGCATGCCGGTGGATATTCACCCTGAAGAGGGCGTCTCGGGCGTCGAGCTGATCCTCACCAAGCTGCACGCCGGCGGCAAGTTCTCGAACAAGAACTACCAGTTCTCCGGTGGTTTGCACGGGGTGGGTATTTCGGTGGTCAACGCCCTGTCGACCCAGGTCCGGGTGCGCGTCAAACGCGATGGCAACGAGTACCAGATGACCTTCGCCGATGGCTACAAAGCCACCGACCTGGAAATCGTCGGCACCGTTGGCAAGCGCAACACCGGGACCAGCGTGTACTTCTCGCCGGACCCGAAATACTTCGACTCACCGAAATTTTCCATCAGCCGCCTCAAGCACGTACTCAAGGCCAAGGCCGTGTTGTGCCCGGGGCTGCTGGTCAGCTTTGAAGACAAGGCCACCGGCGAAAAAGTCGAATGGCATTACGAAGACGGTCTGCGTTCCTATCTGGTAGACGCGGTCAGTGAATTCGAACGTCTGCCCGACGAACCCTTCTGCGGCAGCCTGGCCGGTAATAAAGAGGCGGTCGACTGGGCGCTGTTGTGGCTGCCTGAAGGTGGCGACAGCGTGCAGGAAAGCTACGTCAACCTGATCCCGACGGCCCAGGGCGGTACTCACGTCAACGGTTTGCGTCAGGGCTTGCTCGACGCAATGCGTGAGTTCTGCGAGTTCCGCAGCCTGCTGCCGCGTGGCGTGAAGCTGGCACCGGAAGATGTCTGGGAGCGCATTGCCTTCGTCCTCTCGATGAAAATGCAGGAGCCGCAATTCTCCGGCCAGACCAAAGAGCGCCTGTCGTCCCGCGAGGCGGCGGCGTTTGTTTCCGGCGTGGTCAAGGACGCTTTCAGCCTGTGGCTCAACGCGAATCCCGAGTTGGGCCTGCAACTGGCCGAGCTTGCGATCAATAACGCTGGTCGCCGTTTGAAGGCCAGCAAAAAGGTCGAGCGCAAACGCATCACCCAAGGACCGGCCTTGCCGGGCAAGCTCGCCGATTGCGCCGGGCAGGACCCAATGCGTTCCGAGCTGTTCCTGGTGGAAGGTGATTCCGCCGGCGGTTCGGCCAAGCAAGCGCGGGACAAAGAGTTCCAGGCGATCCTGCCGCTGCGCGGGAAGATTCTGAACACTTGGGAAGTCGACGGCAGCGAAGTGCTGGCCAGCCAGGAAGTGCACAACATTGCCGTGGCCATTGGTGTTGATCCGGGCGCTGCGGACATGAGCCAGCTGCGTTACGGCAAGATCTGCATCCTCGCCGACGCCGACTCCGATGGTCTGCACATCGCGACCTTGCTGTGTGCCTTGTTCGTCCAGCATTTCCGGCCGTTGGTGGACGCCGGTCACGTCTATGTGGCGATGCCGCCGCTGTACCGTATCGACCTCGGCAAAGAGATTTACTACGCCCTCGATGAAGCCGAGCGCGATGGCATTCTCGATCGCCTGGTGGCCGAGAAGAAACGCGGCAAGCCGCAGGTCACCCGATTCAAGGGGCTGGGTGAAATGAACCCGCCGCAACTGCGTGAAACCACCATGGACCCGAACACTCGACGTCTGGTGCAACTGACGCTGGATGATTTCGAAGCCACCTCGGAAATGATGGACATGCTGCTGGCGAAAAAACGCGCTGGCGACCGCAAGTCCTGGCTGGAATCCAAAGGCAACCTGGCCGAGGTTCTGGGCTGA
- the parC gene encoding DNA topoisomerase IV subunit A, whose protein sequence is MSDSLDLSLDGVERRSLADFTENAYLNYSMYVIMDRALPHIGDGLKPVQRRIIYAMSELGLDADSKHKKSARTVGDVLGKFHPHGDSACYEAMVLMAQPFSYRYTLVDGQGNWGAPDDPKSFAAMRYTEARLSRYSEVLLSELGQGTADWGPNFDGTLDEPLVLPARLPNILLNGTTGIAVGMATDVPPHNLREVATACVRLLDEPKATVEQLCEHIQGPDYPTEAEIITPRADLLKIYETGRGSVRMRAVYHIEDGDIVVTALPHQVSGAKVLEQIAAMMQAKPSKAPQVADLRDESDHENPCRIVIIPVNSRVDHEALMQHLFASTELESSYRVNINIIGLDGKPQLKNLRALLVEWLEFRVQTVRRRLQFRLDKVERRLHLLDGLLIAYLNLDEVIHIIRTEEHPKAKLIERFALSEIQADYILDTRLRQLARLEEMKLRDEQDELLKEQAKLQALLGSETKLKKLVRSELIKDAETYGDDRRSPIVERAEAKALTEHDLLPNEKVTVVLSEKGWVRSAKGHDIDATGLSYKAGDGFKTAAAGRSNQFAVFIDSTGRSYSVPAHTLPSARGQGEPLTGRLTPPPGATFECVLMPEDDGLYVIASDAGYGFVVKGEDLQAKNKAGKALLSLPNNAKVILPRPVADREQNWLASVTTEGRLLIFKISDLPQLGKGKGNKIIGISGERVASREEYVTDIAVLPEGATLVLQAGKRTLSLKADDLEHYKGERGRRGNKLPRGFQRVDALLVEAIN, encoded by the coding sequence ATGAGCGACTCCCTGGATCTCAGCCTGGACGGCGTTGAACGCCGTTCACTGGCCGACTTCACCGAAAATGCCTACCTCAACTACTCCATGTACGTGATCATGGACCGTGCTTTGCCGCACATCGGCGACGGCTTGAAACCTGTACAGCGGCGTATCATCTACGCCATGAGCGAGTTGGGGCTGGACGCTGACTCCAAGCACAAGAAGTCCGCGCGTACGGTCGGTGACGTGCTCGGCAAGTTCCACCCGCACGGCGACTCGGCGTGCTACGAAGCCATGGTGCTGATGGCCCAGCCGTTCAGCTACCGCTACACGCTGGTGGACGGGCAGGGTAACTGGGGTGCGCCGGACGATCCGAAATCCTTCGCGGCCATGCGTTACACCGAGGCGCGCCTGTCGCGTTATTCCGAAGTGCTGCTCAGCGAACTGGGCCAGGGCACGGCGGATTGGGGTCCGAACTTCGACGGCACCCTCGATGAACCGCTGGTATTGCCAGCACGTTTGCCGAACATCCTGCTCAACGGCACCACTGGCATCGCCGTGGGTATGGCCACAGACGTTCCGCCGCACAACCTGCGGGAAGTTGCCACGGCCTGCGTGCGTTTGCTCGATGAACCGAAAGCCACGGTCGAGCAGCTCTGTGAGCACATCCAGGGCCCGGATTATCCGACCGAAGCGGAAATCATCACACCGCGCGCCGACCTGCTGAAAATCTACGAAACCGGTCGCGGTTCGGTGCGCATGCGCGCCGTGTATCACATCGAAGACGGCGACATTGTCGTCACCGCGCTGCCGCATCAGGTCTCCGGTGCCAAAGTGCTGGAACAGATTGCCGCGATGATGCAGGCCAAGCCGTCCAAGGCGCCGCAAGTGGCGGACCTGCGCGATGAGTCGGACCACGAGAACCCATGCCGTATCGTGATCATTCCGGTCAACAGCCGGGTCGATCATGAAGCGTTGATGCAGCACCTGTTTGCCAGCACCGAGCTGGAGTCGAGCTACCGGGTCAACATCAATATCATTGGCCTGGACGGCAAACCGCAGCTGAAGAATCTGCGGGCGTTGCTGGTGGAGTGGCTGGAGTTCCGGGTTCAGACCGTGCGCCGCCGCTTGCAATTTCGCCTGGACAAGGTCGAGCGTCGCCTGCACCTGTTGGACGGCTTGCTGATCGCGTACCTCAACCTGGATGAAGTGATCCACATCATCCGTACCGAGGAACACCCGAAAGCCAAGCTGATCGAACGCTTTGCCCTGAGCGAAATCCAGGCTGACTACATTCTCGACACTCGCCTGCGTCAGTTGGCGCGACTCGAAGAAATGAAGCTGCGCGATGAGCAGGATGAACTGCTCAAGGAACAAGCCAAGCTGCAAGCCTTGCTGGGCAGCGAAACCAAGCTGAAGAAGCTGGTGCGCAGCGAGCTGATCAAAGACGCCGAAACCTATGGCGACGACCGTCGCTCGCCGATTGTCGAGCGTGCCGAAGCCAAAGCGCTGACCGAGCACGATCTGCTGCCGAACGAAAAAGTCACCGTAGTGCTGTCCGAGAAAGGCTGGGTGCGCTCGGCCAAGGGCCACGACATCGACGCCACCGGGCTTTCGTACAAGGCCGGGGACGGCTTCAAGACCGCAGCGGCCGGTCGTTCCAACCAGTTTGCGGTGTTCATCGATTCCACCGGTCGCAGTTATTCGGTGCCGGCGCACACGCTGCCATCGGCCCGTGGCCAGGGTGAGCCGCTGACGGGGCGTCTGACGCCGCCACCCGGCGCGACCTTCGAATGCGTGTTGATGCCTGAAGACGATGGGCTGTATGTCATTGCCTCGGACGCCGGTTACGGTTTCGTGGTCAAGGGTGAAGACCTGCAAGCCAAGAACAAGGCCGGCAAGGCGCTGTTGAGCCTGCCGAACAACGCCAAGGTGATTCTGCCGCGTCCGGTCGCTGACCGTGAGCAGAACTGGTTGGCCTCGGTCACCACCGAAGGTCGCTTGCTGATTTTCAAAATCAGCGATCTGCCGCAGCTGGGCAAGGGCAAAGGCAACAAGATCATCGGTATCTCCGGCGAACGTGTAGCCAGTCGCGAGGAATATGTCACCGACATCGCGGTATTGCCGGAAGGCGCGACCCTGGTATTGCAGGCCGGTAAGCGCACGCTGTCGCTTAAAGCCGATGACCTCGAACACTATAAAGGTGAGCGCGGACGCCGTGGCAACAAGCTGCCACGGGGCTTTCAGCGCGTTGATGCACTATTGGTAGAAGCTATCAATTAA
- the serB gene encoding phosphoserine phosphatase SerB has protein sequence MREIVLINITGVDRPGLTAAITGVLAQGGVNILDIGQAVIHDTLSFGILVEIPDTEQGSSVLKDILFKAYELGQQVRFTPVSEEDYQLWVGAQGKKRHIVTLLTRKVTAEQLQRVSSITAKYGLNIDHIDRLSGRMPLDTPADKGKGCIEFSVRGEAADPQALRAEFLSVAQELNVDIAFQEDSLFRRNRRLAVFDMDSTLIEAEVIDELAKAAGVGEKVSEITERAMAGELDFRASFKERLALLKGLDVSVLDSIGASLRLTEGAETLFAELKRLGYKTAILSGGFTYFAKQLQAKLGIDYVFANELEVVDGKVTGVAVEPIVDAQRKADLLRELAHKEGLRLEQTIAVGDGANDLPMLAIAGLGVAFRAKPLVKQSAKQAISTLGLDGVLYLLGFRDRDGQL, from the coding sequence TTGCGCGAAATCGTCCTGATAAACATCACGGGAGTCGACCGTCCGGGTCTGACTGCGGCCATTACCGGTGTACTGGCCCAGGGTGGTGTGAACATTCTCGACATCGGTCAGGCGGTGATCCACGACACGTTGTCGTTCGGCATCCTGGTTGAAATTCCCGACACCGAACAGGGTTCGTCGGTGCTCAAGGACATCCTGTTCAAGGCCTACGAGCTGGGGCAACAGGTGCGTTTCACGCCGGTCTCCGAAGAGGATTACCAGCTGTGGGTCGGCGCTCAAGGCAAGAAACGCCACATTGTGACCTTGCTGACCCGCAAAGTGACGGCCGAGCAGTTGCAGCGCGTGAGTTCGATCACTGCCAAATACGGGCTGAACATCGATCACATCGACCGTCTGTCCGGACGTATGCCACTGGACACTCCAGCTGACAAGGGCAAGGGCTGCATTGAGTTTTCCGTGCGTGGCGAAGCGGCCGATCCGCAGGCCCTGCGTGCCGAGTTCCTCAGCGTGGCCCAGGAACTGAACGTCGATATCGCCTTCCAGGAAGATTCGCTGTTCCGTCGCAATCGTCGTCTGGCGGTATTCGACATGGATTCGACACTGATCGAAGCCGAAGTTATCGACGAGCTGGCCAAGGCTGCCGGGGTGGGCGAGAAGGTGTCGGAAATCACCGAGCGGGCGATGGCCGGCGAACTGGATTTCCGCGCCAGCTTCAAGGAGCGCCTGGCCTTGCTCAAAGGGCTGGACGTCAGCGTGCTGGACTCGATCGGGGCCTCCCTGCGCCTGACCGAAGGTGCTGAAACCTTGTTCGCCGAACTCAAGCGCCTGGGCTACAAGACGGCCATTCTGTCGGGCGGTTTCACTTACTTTGCCAAACAGCTGCAAGCCAAGCTGGGCATCGACTATGTGTTCGCCAATGAACTGGAAGTGGTCGACGGCAAAGTGACCGGTGTGGCTGTCGAGCCAATCGTCGATGCACAGCGCAAAGCCGATTTGCTGCGTGAGCTGGCGCACAAGGAAGGCTTGCGTCTGGAGCAGACCATTGCCGTCGGCGACGGTGCCAACGATTTGCCGATGCTGGCAATTGCAGGTCTGGGCGTGGCGTTCCGTGCCAAGCCGCTGGTCAAACAGTCGGCCAAGCAGGCGATTTCGACCCTGGGGCTGGATGGCGTGCTGTATCTGCTGGGCTTCAGAGACCGCGACGGTCAGCTCTGA
- a CDS encoding AhpA/YtjB family protein, which translates to MNRPTPVKTDNFFLLIFRALRHRRVPIALRIASHNVILVALALVIYACVMGLQFKQAMHEQADALGQSLTTQTAMSATELLVSNDILSLNVLLNNLTKNPLVAHAAIYSVDNRILAEAGQRPKHGLLGEAEGMYESKITFQDVTAGQLRISLDMAQFQQPMTISLQSMGILSAILLALSLALSLRLGRHISTPLLQLRVWLRDIDEHTPATQRQDEIGDLARQLHSSYAPEKVEPEPEPEPEFDDFEDTEEAEPSFEVRNLRDPSFDESAPVAGLKPAARHVVSAEEDELDEDDPFADLRDTAAAAPVAKPQLNKPAAPAQPQHSAVLAVQLGAQEQLRRLPRARLTELLERYRDCLDQAASLYESELHTLNDGSTLMLFHSEDSGEDYLTNAICCGELLRALGHQLQIEVADSGITLQLQLGLTLGDGLFGLSQIDLLLTETAQDALALSQHSRNLLLVERKISDDVLIRQRARIRPIASPEGACCVERLMEPYPSMLERQLARMHETRAKS; encoded by the coding sequence GTGAACCGGCCTACGCCAGTTAAAACCGATAACTTCTTTCTGCTGATCTTCCGGGCACTGCGCCATCGCCGTGTACCGATTGCATTGCGCATTGCCAGCCATAACGTGATCCTGGTCGCATTGGCCCTGGTGATCTACGCCTGCGTGATGGGTCTGCAGTTCAAACAGGCCATGCACGAGCAAGCGGATGCCCTCGGCCAGAGCCTGACTACCCAGACAGCGATGTCGGCGACCGAACTGTTGGTGTCCAACGACATCCTCAGCCTCAACGTATTGCTGAACAACCTGACCAAGAACCCGTTGGTGGCTCACGCGGCTATTTATAGCGTGGACAACCGGATTCTCGCCGAGGCCGGACAGCGCCCCAAGCATGGCTTGCTGGGCGAAGCCGAAGGCATGTACGAGAGCAAGATCACCTTTCAGGACGTGACGGCCGGTCAACTGCGGATCAGCCTGGACATGGCGCAGTTCCAGCAGCCGATGACCATCAGCCTGCAAAGCATGGGCATTCTCAGCGCGATCCTGCTGGCGTTGTCCCTGGCCCTGAGCTTGCGCCTGGGTCGGCACATCTCCACGCCGCTGCTGCAATTGCGGGTGTGGTTGCGCGACATTGACGAACACACCCCGGCGACTCAGCGCCAGGACGAAATCGGTGACCTGGCTCGCCAGCTCCACAGCAGTTATGCACCCGAAAAGGTCGAGCCTGAACCCGAGCCAGAGCCAGAATTCGACGATTTCGAAGACACTGAAGAGGCCGAACCGAGCTTCGAAGTGCGTAACCTGCGCGACCCAAGCTTCGACGAGAGCGCTCCGGTGGCCGGCCTGAAACCGGCAGCACGGCACGTGGTCAGCGCTGAAGAAGACGAACTGGACGAAGATGATCCTTTTGCCGACCTTCGCGACACCGCTGCCGCCGCGCCCGTTGCCAAGCCGCAACTCAACAAGCCTGCTGCCCCTGCGCAACCGCAGCACAGCGCGGTATTGGCGGTGCAGCTGGGTGCTCAGGAGCAACTGCGCCGCCTGCCACGCGCACGCCTGACCGAACTGCTGGAGCGTTATCGCGACTGCCTGGACCAGGCGGCTTCGCTGTATGAAAGCGAACTGCACACCCTGAACGATGGCAGCACGCTGATGCTGTTCCACAGTGAAGACAGCGGTGAAGACTACCTGACCAACGCCATCTGCTGCGGTGAGTTGCTGCGTGCGCTCGGCCACCAGTTGCAGATCGAAGTCGCCGACAGCGGCATCACCCTGCAATTGCAGCTGGGCCTGACCTTGGGCGATGGACTCTTCGGCCTCAGCCAGATTGATCTGCTGCTGACCGAAACCGCTCAGGATGCGCTCGCATTGTCCCAGCACAGCCGAAACCTGCTGCTGGTGGAGCGCAAGATCAGCGACGACGTACTGATCCGCCAACGTGCGCGGATCCGCCCAATCGCCAGCCCTGAAGGCGCTTGCTGCGTCGAACGGTTGATGGAACCTTACCCGTCGATGCTGGAGCGGCAACTGGCGCGCATGCACGAGACACGCGCCAAGAGCTGA
- a CDS encoding esterase-like activity of phytase family protein — MRSGFALALLLLASAVAAEPAPELTLVSEHAVEGMRGGNLSGLAQCGKDLWTVSDRDDDQIYRLDTSERVWQAETVRINVPPVPDSGLPWGLKSRTWAASFVRGGNLDFEGITCDKAGNRYIVSEAHAAVLQVPVQGPAAWLKISPIMVREARASGMLLHFNALFEGLAISPQGDQLWLAAERERRGLLLVKRQQTVWDCDGSCVLLSEAGKEMQPAPFPNAKPVSKDFADLALFNGKLFTLERNAFQICRRDALSAKVERCWSFAAEALQEHRRYSQPYGLAEALVVDVDGAWIGIDNNNGARADGEARPIVWRFAAPQGGWDAKS, encoded by the coding sequence ATGCGGAGCGGTTTCGCCCTCGCGTTGCTGTTGTTGGCGTCCGCCGTTGCGGCGGAGCCTGCGCCGGAACTGACGCTGGTTTCCGAGCACGCCGTGGAGGGCATGCGCGGCGGTAACCTGTCGGGGCTGGCGCAATGCGGCAAAGACCTGTGGACGGTTTCCGATCGTGATGATGATCAGATCTACCGGCTCGATACCAGCGAGCGCGTCTGGCAGGCCGAAACCGTGCGCATCAATGTGCCGCCGGTGCCTGACAGCGGGTTGCCCTGGGGGCTGAAGTCGCGCACCTGGGCGGCATCGTTCGTGCGCGGTGGAAACCTCGACTTCGAGGGGATCACCTGCGACAAGGCCGGTAACCGCTACATCGTCAGTGAAGCCCATGCGGCGGTGCTGCAAGTGCCGGTACAGGGGCCAGCCGCGTGGCTGAAAATTTCACCGATCATGGTTCGCGAGGCGCGAGCCAGCGGCATGTTGCTGCATTTCAACGCGCTGTTCGAAGGACTGGCGATCAGTCCGCAAGGCGATCAGCTATGGCTGGCGGCCGAGCGCGAGCGGCGTGGTTTGTTGCTGGTCAAGCGCCAACAGACCGTCTGGGACTGTGACGGCAGCTGTGTGCTGTTGAGCGAAGCTGGCAAGGAAATGCAGCCCGCGCCATTTCCCAATGCCAAGCCGGTATCCAAGGATTTTGCGGATCTGGCACTGTTCAACGGCAAGCTCTTCACCCTGGAACGCAATGCGTTTCAAATCTGCCGTCGCGATGCGCTGAGCGCCAAGGTCGAGCGCTGCTGGTCATTTGCGGCTGAAGCCTTGCAGGAACATCGACGCTATTCACAGCCCTATGGTCTTGCCGAAGCACTGGTGGTCGACGTTGATGGCGCCTGGATCGGCATCGACAACAACAATGGTGCTCGCGCGGATGGCGAAGCCCGGCCGATTGTCTGGCGCTTTGCCGCGCCGCAAGGCGGCTGGGACGCCAAGTCGTGA
- a CDS encoding membrane integrity-associated transporter subunit PqiC yields MTVLRLPLLLLLAGVFGLAGCSVHQPVSLYQLDSGSPAQPAQSAGMAVLLGPVSIADYLQRETLLQRQPDGSLQASTDGRWAGSLSSDINQLLLRQVAGHLDSQRVVLAPATLGFTPDVQVLLSITRLDSGESQPAILDAQWRLIDRRGQVRDNRIIHLQEPHASGTAAQVQAQGILLQRLAEQLSVALKPLANQPPVVEAPRKPASKPAAPAEPEKPKIPMASPIRTDMEVFRF; encoded by the coding sequence ATGACTGTTCTGCGCCTTCCTCTACTTTTGTTGCTCGCTGGCGTATTTGGCCTGGCGGGTTGCAGCGTTCACCAGCCGGTGTCGCTGTATCAGCTGGACAGCGGAAGTCCGGCTCAGCCTGCGCAAAGCGCGGGCATGGCGGTTTTGTTGGGCCCGGTATCGATCGCCGATTACCTGCAACGTGAAACCCTGCTGCAGCGCCAGCCTGATGGCAGCCTGCAAGCGTCCACCGACGGTCGTTGGGCGGGCAGCCTGTCTTCGGACATCAATCAGCTTCTGTTGCGCCAGGTGGCCGGCCATCTGGACAGCCAGCGCGTAGTGCTGGCACCGGCGACCCTGGGTTTCACCCCGGATGTACAGGTTTTGCTGTCGATCACTCGCCTGGATTCGGGTGAGTCGCAACCGGCGATCCTCGATGCCCAGTGGCGTTTGATCGACCGTCGTGGCCAGGTGCGTGACAACCGCATCATTCATCTGCAAGAGCCGCACGCCAGTGGTACGGCCGCTCAGGTGCAGGCCCAGGGCATATTGCTGCAGCGTTTGGCCGAGCAGCTGTCGGTCGCGCTCAAGCCGCTGGCCAATCAGCCACCGGTTGTCGAAGCACCGCGTAAACCTGCGTCCAAGCCGGCGGCGCCGGCAGAGCCGGAGAAACCGAAGATCCCGATGGCTTCACCGATTCGCACGGACATGGAAGTGTTCAGGTTCTGA
- the asd gene encoding archaetidylserine decarboxylase (Phosphatidylserine decarboxylase is synthesized as a single chain precursor. Generation of the pyruvoyl active site from a Ser is coupled to cleavage of a Gly-Ser bond between the larger (beta) and smaller (alpha chains). It is an integral membrane protein.) translates to MKKRLFILSQYLLPHHLLSRLAGCIAECRVRWFKNAFTAWFAKRYQVDMSQALVEDLTAYEHFNAFFTRALKDGARPLDQTPGAILSPADGAVSQLGPIEHGRVFQAKGHSFSVLELLGGDTANAAPFMGGDFATIYLSPKDYHRVHMPLAGTLREMVYIPGRIFSVNQTTAENVPELFARNERVACIFDTERGPMAVVLVGAMIVASIETVWAGLVTPPKRELKTFRYDEAARAPIHLEKGAELGRFKLGSTAVVLFGPNQVKWAEELAAGSPVVMGQGMGTPKA, encoded by the coding sequence ATGAAAAAGCGTTTGTTTATCCTCAGCCAGTACCTGCTGCCTCATCACCTGCTCTCGCGTCTGGCCGGCTGCATCGCCGAATGCCGCGTGCGCTGGTTCAAGAACGCCTTCACCGCCTGGTTCGCCAAGCGTTATCAGGTGGACATGTCGCAAGCGCTGGTCGAGGACCTGACCGCTTACGAACACTTCAACGCGTTCTTCACCCGCGCACTGAAAGATGGCGCCCGCCCGCTGGACCAGACCCCGGGCGCAATCCTCAGCCCGGCTGACGGTGCCGTCAGCCAGCTCGGCCCGATCGAGCATGGTCGAGTGTTCCAGGCCAAGGGCCACAGTTTCAGCGTGCTGGAATTGCTTGGCGGTGATACGGCAAACGCTGCGCCGTTCATGGGCGGCGATTTCGCCACTATTTACCTGTCGCCCAAAGACTACCATCGCGTACACATGCCGCTGGCCGGCACCCTGCGCGAAATGGTCTACATTCCGGGCCGGATCTTCTCGGTCAACCAGACCACCGCGGAAAACGTTCCAGAGTTGTTCGCCCGTAACGAGCGCGTCGCGTGCATCTTCGACACCGAGCGCGGGCCAATGGCTGTGGTATTGGTCGGTGCGATGATCGTCGCTTCGATCGAAACCGTCTGGGCCGGGCTGGTAACGCCACCCAAGCGCGAACTGAAAACCTTCCGCTACGACGAAGCTGCCCGCGCGCCGATTCACCTGGAAAAAGGTGCCGAGCTGGGTCGCTTCAAACTGGGTTCGACGGCGGTTGTGCTATTTGGCCCGAATCAAGTGAAGTGGGCTGAAGAGCTGGCGGCTGGCTCGCCAGTGGTGATGGGCCAAGGCATGGGCACTCCAAAGGCATAA
- a CDS encoding rhodanese-like domain-containing protein, whose product MSDFSGLSLVIEPSDLLARLDARELILVDLTSSARYAECHIPGARFVDPKRTQLGHPPAPGLLPPQAALEALFGELGHNPDAVYVVYDDEGGGWAGRFIWLLDVIGHSNYHYVDGGLLAWLAEGLPVSTEVPAAVGGPVALTLHDEPTATREYLQSRLGAADLAIWDARGPLEYSGEKVLAAKGGHIPGAVNFEWTAGMDKTRNLRIRTDMPQILEQLGISKDKEVITHCQTHHRSGFTYLVAKALGYPRVKGYAGSWGEWGNHPDTPVEIQGS is encoded by the coding sequence ATGTCTGACTTCTCTGGCTTGTCGCTGGTCATCGAGCCGAGCGACCTGCTCGCCCGTCTCGATGCTCGCGAACTGATTCTGGTCGACCTGACCAGCAGCGCCCGCTACGCCGAATGCCATATTCCCGGCGCGCGCTTCGTCGACCCCAAACGGACTCAACTGGGTCATCCGCCGGCGCCGGGCCTGCTGCCGCCACAGGCTGCACTTGAAGCCCTGTTCGGCGAACTGGGGCATAACCCGGACGCGGTCTACGTGGTCTACGACGATGAAGGCGGCGGTTGGGCCGGACGCTTCATCTGGTTGCTGGATGTCATCGGCCACAGCAACTACCACTATGTGGACGGCGGCCTGCTGGCCTGGCTGGCGGAAGGCTTGCCGGTTTCAACCGAGGTTCCAGCGGCTGTCGGCGGCCCGGTTGCACTGACCTTGCACGACGAGCCCACCGCTACCCGCGAATACCTGCAAAGCCGTCTTGGCGCCGCCGACCTGGCAATCTGGGACGCACGCGGGCCGCTGGAATATTCCGGCGAGAAAGTCCTCGCCGCCAAGGGCGGACACATCCCTGGCGCAGTCAATTTCGAATGGACCGCCGGCATGGACAAGACGCGCAACCTGCGTATCCGCACCGACATGCCGCAGATCCTCGAACAGCTCGGGATCAGCAAAGACAAAGAAGTGATTACCCACTGCCAGACCCACCATCGCTCTGGCTTCACCTATCTGGTGGCCAAGGCGCTCGGTTATCCGCGGGTCAAAGGCTACGCCGGCTCCTGGGGCGAATGGGGCAACCACCCCGACACGCCTGTTGAGATTCAAGGTTCTTAA